From a single Micromonospora sp. WMMD1102 genomic region:
- the rplT gene encoding 50S ribosomal protein L20 codes for MARVKRSVNAQKKRRTVLETASGYRGQRSRLYRKAKEQVLHSMQYAYRDRRDRKGDFRQLWITRINAAARANGMTYNRLIQGLKLSGVEVDRKILADLAVNDPTAFAAIVEVARAAVAAEGTGGASAQAA; via the coding sequence ATGGCACGCGTCAAGCGGTCAGTGAATGCCCAGAAGAAGCGCCGTACGGTCCTGGAGACCGCCAGCGGCTACCGCGGCCAGCGGTCCCGGCTCTACCGCAAGGCCAAGGAGCAGGTGCTGCACTCGATGCAGTACGCCTACCGGGACCGGCGCGACCGCAAGGGCGACTTCCGGCAGCTGTGGATCACCCGGATCAACGCGGCGGCCCGCGCCAACGGGATGACCTACAACCGGCTCATCCAGGGGCTGAAGCTGTCCGGCGTCGAGGTCGACCGCAAGATCCTGGCCGACCTCGCCGTCAACGACCCGACCGCCTTCGCGGCGATCGTCGAGGTCGCCCGCGCCGCCGTGGCGGCCGAGGGCACCGGTGGCGCGTCGGCCCAGGCCGCCTGA
- the rpmI gene encoding 50S ribosomal protein L35 codes for MPKMKSHTGMGKRVKVTGKGKIVAQQAGLRHNLEKKPSTRTRRLTGTVEVAKADFKRIKKLLGR; via the coding sequence ATGCCGAAGATGAAGAGCCACACCGGGATGGGCAAGCGGGTCAAGGTGACCGGCAAGGGCAAGATCGTCGCCCAGCAGGCCGGCCTCCGGCACAACCTGGAGAAGAAGCCCTCCACCCGGACCCGCCGGCTCACCGGCACCGTCGAGGTGGCCAAGGCCGATTTCAAGCGAATCAAGAAGTTGCTGGGCCGCTGA
- the infC gene encoding translation initiation factor IF-3 translates to MNEQIRAREVRLVGPEGEQVGIVPLERALQLAADVDLDLVEVAPMARPPVCKLMDFGKYKYESALKAREARRNQQQTVIKEMKLRPKIDPHDYETKKGHVVRFLKAGDKVKVTIMFRGREQSRPELGYRLLRRLESEISELGYVEAAPKQDGRNMIMVLAPHRATKAAATAARAGSPREREAGAAEAPPVAEAAPGPAGPAGTTGE, encoded by the coding sequence GTGAACGAGCAGATCCGGGCACGTGAGGTCCGACTGGTCGGCCCTGAGGGCGAGCAGGTGGGCATTGTCCCGCTGGAGCGAGCCCTGCAGCTGGCCGCGGACGTCGACCTGGACCTGGTCGAGGTTGCGCCGATGGCGCGCCCGCCGGTGTGCAAGCTCATGGACTTCGGTAAGTACAAATACGAGTCCGCACTGAAGGCGCGCGAAGCCAGGCGTAACCAGCAACAGACCGTCATCAAGGAGATGAAGCTTCGTCCGAAGATCGATCCGCACGACTACGAGACCAAGAAGGGTCACGTGGTGCGGTTCCTCAAGGCGGGCGACAAGGTCAAGGTGACGATCATGTTCCGCGGTCGCGAGCAGAGCCGACCGGAGCTGGGCTACCGGCTCCTGCGCCGGCTCGAATCCGAGATCTCGGAACTGGGGTACGTCGAGGCCGCTCCGAAGCAGGACGGTCGCAACATGATCATGGTCCTGGCTCCGCACCGGGCCACCAAGGCCGCCGCCACGGCAGCCAGGGCTGGCTCGCCGCGCGAGCGGGAGGCCGGTGCCGCCGAGGCACCGCCGGTCGCCGAGGCGGCGCCCGGCCCGGCCGGACCCGCCGGAACCACCGGCGAGTAA
- a CDS encoding PH domain-containing protein, which produces MTESAVARDPGTVSVRPRRIRVVCWILAPALVVMFALLSIGLRGSTGAGAATFQRGDQLAMAGLGVLGAFVVLLFTRPRVEADARGVRVRNVFRGYDVPWEVVRAVRFDRSSAWASLELHDDELVPVLALQAVDRELAVDGVRGLRALHAAHQQPRPATPQPAE; this is translated from the coding sequence GTGACCGAATCCGCCGTCGCCCGCGATCCCGGCACCGTCTCCGTGCGTCCGCGACGCATCCGGGTGGTCTGCTGGATCCTGGCTCCCGCGCTGGTGGTCATGTTCGCCCTGCTGAGCATCGGGCTGCGCGGCTCGACCGGGGCCGGTGCGGCGACCTTCCAGCGTGGCGACCAGCTCGCGATGGCCGGGCTCGGCGTGCTGGGTGCCTTCGTGGTGCTGCTCTTCACCCGCCCCCGGGTCGAGGCGGACGCCCGGGGGGTGCGGGTCCGCAACGTCTTCCGGGGCTACGACGTGCCCTGGGAGGTGGTCCGGGCGGTCCGGTTCGACCGGAGTTCGGCCTGGGCCAGCCTGGAACTGCACGACGACGAGCTGGTGCCGGTGCTGGCCCTCCAGGCGGTGGACCGGGAGCTGGCCGTCGACGGGGTACGCGGACTGCGCGCCCTGCACGCCGCACACCAGCAGCCCCGCCCCGCCACACCGCAGCCGGCGGAGTGA
- a CDS encoding DMT family transporter gives MKVLPGWAAIGLTVLAGVGSAAQSLANAEIGERTGNPIIGALVNNAGGVALVLLGLLALPSMRSGLRVLRRSRLPWWTYLGGLCGAFFIVAATYVIPVLGVAVYTIAQVAGNSGGGLLVDRTRLAPAGRMRLTRPRVAGALLGIAAVALAQLGRPVGDLALGLLLLGVVCGILVAVQGALNGRISTVANPATATAVNFAVSSAAMLPVAAVIGALAQLGTVDWPSEWYLYTGGLLGVTITVALLVGIRAMGLLRTGLALVAGQLGGALLLDLRPGGPGASLPVLVGALLTLLAVLVSGRATRGTPAAT, from the coding sequence GTGAAGGTGCTGCCGGGCTGGGCCGCGATCGGGCTGACCGTACTGGCCGGGGTCGGATCGGCGGCGCAGAGCCTGGCCAACGCGGAGATCGGCGAGCGGACCGGCAACCCGATCATCGGGGCACTGGTGAACAACGCCGGTGGTGTGGCGCTGGTCCTGCTCGGCCTGCTCGCGCTGCCGTCGATGCGGTCCGGTCTGCGGGTGCTGCGCCGGAGCCGACTGCCGTGGTGGACGTACCTCGGCGGGCTCTGCGGGGCGTTCTTCATCGTCGCCGCGACGTACGTCATCCCGGTGCTCGGGGTGGCGGTCTACACGATCGCCCAGGTGGCCGGGAACAGCGGCGGCGGCCTGTTGGTCGACCGGACCCGGCTCGCTCCGGCCGGGCGGATGCGGCTGACCCGGCCCCGGGTGGCCGGCGCGCTGCTCGGCATCGCGGCGGTGGCGCTGGCCCAGCTCGGCCGGCCGGTCGGTGACCTGGCGCTCGGGCTGCTGCTGCTCGGTGTCGTCTGCGGGATCCTCGTCGCCGTGCAGGGCGCGTTGAACGGCCGGATCTCCACGGTCGCCAACCCGGCCACCGCGACGGCGGTCAACTTCGCGGTCAGCAGCGCAGCGATGCTGCCGGTGGCGGCGGTGATCGGCGCGCTCGCCCAGCTCGGCACCGTCGACTGGCCGAGCGAGTGGTATCTCTACACCGGCGGCCTGCTCGGCGTCACGATCACCGTCGCGCTGCTGGTCGGTATCCGCGCGATGGGGCTGCTCCGGACCGGTCTGGCCCTGGTCGCCGGGCAGCTGGGCGGAGCGCTCCTGCTCGACCTGCGCCCGGGTGGCCCCGGAGCGAGCCTGCCGGTACTCGTCGGCGCGCTGCTGACCCTGCTCGCGGTGCTCGTCTCCGGCCGGGCCACCCGGGGCACTCCGGCAGCCACCTGA
- a CDS encoding MMPL family transporter has protein sequence MPGAETQAPAGRRRHAVRVPFTTRVGRWSANHPWLAITAWLCFVVASVVGGSLVGTVKATTQDSLHGELARADRIEQAGAFPEAPAAESVLITERSGDLDVQRAQAVVADLSAQMRALSQVAKVADPVVSLDRGALLVEVEMAGSANDADARVGPLLEVTTQAQQRYPDLLVEQVGSASLAKALTETLAADFVKAELISVPVALVILLISFGALIAAGVPVVLALSAVAGAIGLAQFASHIFPAGELVSSIILLIGMAVGVDYSLFYLRREREERARGLDHRSAVEIAAATSGHAVLVSGVAVVTAMASLFLVGDNTFSSMATGSILVVGVAVIGSLTVLPAILVALGRWVDRPRVPFLGRRMQRAERSRFWAAVLRPALRAPLATFVISVGVLVAVAIPALDMNLKRPTATDLPRSIPILRTYDHLAQAFPSNDLGTSHVIAIRTDAAGGPAVQREIAALAARIKGDSRFAQDRPPTARRSADGTVFLATVRVAGASDSSEATQSLHRLRTLLLPQTVGTVPNTEWAVAGRTASDADFRDRMASALPPVVAFVLGMAFLIMLVTFRSVVVALTSILLNTISVAASYGHLVLVFQHTWAEDLLGFTSNGAVVSWLPLMLFVILFGLSMDYHVFVVSRIREAVQHGVPTRQAIEQGIVSSASTVSSAAIIMVAVFCIFATLSIVEFKQLGVGLAAAILIDATIIRAVVLPSLMRLLGEANWWAPRFMNPVVSEPTLRSPRQHAGRT, from the coding sequence ATGCCGGGAGCCGAGACCCAAGCACCGGCGGGGCGGCGGCGGCATGCCGTCCGCGTGCCATTCACGACGCGGGTCGGCCGATGGAGTGCCAATCATCCCTGGCTCGCGATCACCGCATGGCTGTGTTTCGTGGTCGCCAGCGTGGTCGGTGGCAGCCTGGTCGGCACGGTGAAAGCCACCACGCAGGACAGCCTGCACGGGGAACTGGCCCGCGCGGACCGCATCGAGCAGGCCGGCGCGTTCCCGGAGGCCCCGGCAGCGGAGAGCGTCCTGATCACGGAGCGGAGCGGCGATCTCGATGTCCAACGGGCTCAGGCCGTGGTGGCCGACCTGTCGGCGCAGATGCGTGCGTTGTCCCAAGTGGCGAAGGTGGCTGACCCGGTTGTCTCGCTGGACCGCGGCGCCTTGCTGGTTGAGGTCGAGATGGCCGGTTCGGCGAACGACGCTGACGCACGAGTGGGACCTTTGCTGGAGGTCACCACACAGGCGCAGCAGCGGTATCCCGACCTGTTGGTGGAACAGGTGGGGTCGGCGTCCCTGGCGAAGGCGCTGACCGAGACGCTGGCGGCGGATTTCGTCAAGGCGGAGCTGATCAGCGTGCCGGTCGCGCTGGTGATCCTGCTGATCAGCTTCGGCGCGTTGATCGCCGCCGGAGTGCCCGTCGTGCTGGCGTTGTCGGCCGTTGCCGGTGCCATCGGGCTGGCACAGTTCGCCTCACACATCTTCCCGGCCGGGGAACTGGTCAGCAGCATCATCCTGCTCATCGGCATGGCGGTCGGCGTCGACTACTCGCTGTTCTACCTGCGCCGGGAGCGGGAGGAACGAGCACGCGGGCTCGACCATCGCAGCGCGGTCGAGATCGCCGCCGCCACCTCGGGGCACGCGGTACTTGTCTCCGGCGTCGCCGTCGTGACCGCCATGGCAAGCCTGTTCCTGGTCGGCGACAACACGTTCAGCTCGATGGCCACCGGCTCGATCCTGGTCGTCGGGGTGGCGGTGATCGGGTCCCTCACCGTCCTGCCCGCGATTCTGGTCGCCCTCGGACGCTGGGTGGACCGGCCACGAGTGCCCTTCCTCGGTCGGCGAATGCAAAGGGCGGAGCGTAGCCGCTTCTGGGCGGCGGTCCTGCGCCCGGCGCTGCGCGCGCCGCTGGCGACGTTCGTGATCTCCGTCGGCGTCCTGGTCGCCGTCGCCATCCCGGCGCTGGACATGAACCTCAAGCGGCCGACCGCCACCGACCTGCCCCGCTCGATTCCGATCCTGCGCACCTACGATCACCTGGCGCAGGCGTTCCCGAGCAACGACCTGGGCACCAGCCACGTCATCGCGATCCGCACCGACGCCGCGGGCGGACCAGCTGTCCAGCGCGAGATCGCGGCGCTGGCCGCGCGGATCAAGGGGGACAGCCGGTTTGCCCAGGACCGCCCCCCGACGGCGCGCAGGTCCGCCGACGGCACGGTCTTCCTGGCCACCGTCCGCGTAGCGGGCGCCAGCGACAGCAGCGAGGCGACCCAGTCGCTGCACCGGTTGCGCACCTTACTGCTGCCGCAGACGGTCGGCACGGTTCCGAACACGGAGTGGGCGGTGGCCGGCCGTACCGCGAGCGATGCCGACTTCCGCGACCGCATGGCGTCGGCGCTGCCGCCGGTCGTCGCGTTCGTGCTCGGCATGGCCTTTCTGATCATGCTCGTCACGTTCCGGTCTGTGGTGGTGGCGTTGACCTCGATCTTGCTCAACACAATCTCCGTGGCCGCCTCGTACGGCCATCTGGTACTGGTGTTCCAGCACACCTGGGCTGAAGATCTGCTCGGGTTCACCTCCAACGGCGCGGTCGTGTCCTGGCTACCGCTGATGCTGTTCGTCATCCTCTTCGGACTCTCGATGGACTACCACGTGTTCGTCGTGAGCCGCATCCGCGAGGCTGTCCAGCACGGCGTACCGACCCGGCAGGCGATCGAGCAGGGCATCGTCTCATCCGCGTCCACGGTCAGCAGCGCCGCGATCATCATGGTCGCCGTCTTCTGCATCTTCGCCACGCTGTCGATCGTCGAGTTCAAACAACTCGGCGTGGGACTCGCCGCCGCGATTCTGATCGACGCCACCATCATCCGCGCGGTCGTCCTGCCGTCCCTCATGCGACTGCTCGGCGAAGCGAACTGGTGGGCCCCGCGATTCATGAACCCGGTCGTGTCCGAGCCGACCTTGAGGTCCCCCCGACAGCATGCAGGCCGGACCTGA
- a CDS encoding YchJ family metal-binding protein, which produces MAQRRARRAGGHGSTRPCPCGLGPAYEECCGALHQGRTVAATAEALMRSRFSAFALGDSGYLLRTWHSSTRPERLVLDPANRWTRLDVLDSERGGMFDSTGTVEFRAHYRRSGRPGELHERSRFGREDGQWRYLGAE; this is translated from the coding sequence GTGGCGCAACGCAGGGCCCGCCGGGCGGGCGGGCACGGGTCGACCCGGCCGTGTCCGTGTGGCCTGGGACCGGCGTACGAGGAGTGCTGCGGTGCGCTGCACCAGGGGCGTACCGTCGCGGCGACCGCCGAGGCGCTGATGCGCTCGCGGTTCAGCGCGTTCGCGCTGGGCGACTCCGGTTATCTGCTCCGGACCTGGCACTCCAGCACCCGGCCGGAACGGCTGGTGCTGGACCCGGCGAACCGGTGGACCCGGCTCGACGTCCTCGACAGCGAACGGGGCGGGATGTTCGACAGCACCGGCACCGTCGAGTTCCGGGCACACTACCGGCGCTCGGGCCGCCCCGGTGAGCTGCACGAACGCAGCCGGTTCGGCCGCGAGGACGGCCAGTGGCGCTACCTCGGGGCCGAGTAG
- a CDS encoding DUF4037 domain-containing protein: MTGPFVPGLRLCRLFYTEAVRPLLAEAYPDLPHAAARLGPGSEVLGFDTARSVDHDWGPRLTLFLSPDDLARYGERIRTLLAERLPKQVDGWPTHFVAAAGRSRVPALTDGPVAHLVQVTEVGAWCAAQLGFDPRSGVDTFDWLATPAQLLAEATGGAVFADDLGELTLLRERLHWYPDDVWRYLLACQWGRIGQEEPFVGRTAEARSEVGSRVLAARLVRDVMRLCLLLARRYAPYGKWLGTAFEALSEPVSVVVAGALDEALTTGDAGARQSALCTAYEAAGGWQNRLGLAEPVEATRRWFHDRPYPVIDAERFAAALLARISDPGIAALPPVGGIDQYVDSTPALTGAVWGHQFRRTIIRAWVGPFE; encoded by the coding sequence ATGACGGGGCCGTTCGTGCCAGGACTGCGACTGTGCCGGCTCTTCTACACCGAGGCGGTACGTCCGCTGCTCGCCGAGGCGTACCCGGATCTGCCGCACGCGGCGGCCCGGCTCGGCCCCGGGTCGGAGGTGCTCGGCTTCGACACCGCGCGCTCGGTCGACCACGACTGGGGCCCCCGGCTGACCCTGTTCCTCTCCCCCGACGACCTCGCCCGGTACGGCGAGCGCATCCGTACGCTGCTGGCCGAGCGGCTGCCGAAGCAGGTCGACGGCTGGCCGACGCACTTCGTCGCGGCGGCGGGCCGGTCCCGGGTGCCGGCCCTGACCGACGGACCCGTCGCGCATCTGGTGCAGGTCACCGAGGTGGGTGCCTGGTGTGCGGCGCAACTGGGCTTCGATCCGCGGTCGGGTGTCGACACCTTCGACTGGTTGGCCACCCCGGCGCAACTGCTGGCCGAGGCGACCGGCGGGGCGGTCTTCGCCGACGACCTCGGTGAGCTGACCCTGCTGCGGGAGCGCCTGCACTGGTATCCGGACGACGTCTGGCGCTATCTGCTGGCCTGCCAGTGGGGCCGGATCGGCCAGGAGGAGCCGTTCGTGGGGCGGACCGCCGAGGCCAGGTCGGAGGTGGGCAGCCGGGTGTTGGCCGCCCGGCTGGTCCGGGACGTGATGCGGCTCTGCCTGCTGCTGGCCCGGCGGTACGCGCCGTACGGCAAGTGGCTGGGCACTGCCTTCGAGGCCCTGTCCGAGCCGGTGTCGGTCGTCGTCGCGGGCGCGCTGGACGAGGCGCTGACGACCGGGGACGCCGGGGCGCGACAGTCGGCGCTCTGCACCGCCTACGAGGCGGCCGGCGGGTGGCAGAACCGGCTCGGGCTGGCCGAGCCGGTGGAGGCGACGCGGCGGTGGTTCCACGACCGGCCGTACCCGGTCATCGACGCCGAGCGGTTCGCCGCCGCCCTGCTGGCCCGGATCTCCGACCCCGGGATCGCCGCGCTGCCGCCCGTCGGCGGGATCGACCAGTACGTGGACAGCACCCCGGCACTGACCGGTGCTGTCTGGGGCCATCAGTTCCGCCGGACGATCATTCGGGCCTGGGTGGGGCCGTTCGAATAG
- a CDS encoding DNA-binding protein yields the protein MASGPGELMGPYEIAEYLGVTRQRFQQIARRPGFPAPYQELRGMKVYLAAEIRAWTKENRPPRPGDGDEPG from the coding sequence ATGGCGAGCGGGCCGGGCGAGTTGATGGGGCCGTACGAGATCGCGGAGTATCTCGGCGTGACCCGGCAGCGGTTCCAGCAGATCGCGCGCAGACCTGGCTTCCCAGCTCCGTACCAGGAACTGCGCGGGATGAAGGTCTACCTTGCCGCGGAGATCCGCGCGTGGACCAAAGAGAACCGGCCACCCCGACCAGGCGACGGGGACGAGCCAGGCTGA
- a CDS encoding DNA-binding protein, whose amino-acid sequence MAKMPPPDELVGTQEIGILLGTGKSRTKQLIASRSFPEPYVRLAAGGIWLKSDVLAWAKEHRRARPTRVDEDEPG is encoded by the coding sequence ATGGCCAAGATGCCGCCACCCGACGAGTTGGTCGGGACGCAGGAGATCGGGATTCTGCTGGGCACCGGGAAGTCCCGGACCAAGCAGCTCATCGCGTCGCGGTCTTTCCCGGAGCCATACGTCCGGCTGGCTGCTGGCGGAATCTGGCTGAAGTCCGACGTGCTGGCCTGGGCCAAGGAGCACCGGAGGGCGCGGCCAACCCGGGTCGACGAGGACGAGCCAGGCTGA